From a region of the Nitrospirota bacterium genome:
- the rfaE1 gene encoding D-glycero-beta-D-manno-heptose-7-phosphate kinase yields MSRELNSKLKTQNSKLIGHIRRFPQATVLVLGDLIQDHYIWGKVSRISPEAPVPVVHVQSESRQLGGAANVYHNILTLGGKADLCGVVGSDEEGRRLFKQMGGGQASRSGIVVDPDRPTTCKTRVVAHHQQIVRFDVERAVEIKAAIQRRLIRHVESRLRQISCLVVSDYAKGVVTAPLMAELTRLAALRRIPIIVDPKVEHFAYYKGVTVLTPNHLEAGQAAGIQAEDDRSVTEAGEVIRQRLGCRSVLITRGEKGMSLFEPDGAAWHIPTMARQVFDVTGAGDTVIGTLALALATGASLRDSAILANQAAGIVVGMVGTATVTATQLTEALQHG; encoded by the coding sequence ATGAGTCGTGAGTTGAACTCAAAACTAAAAACTCAAAATTCAAAGCTGATCGGGCATATCCGACGCTTTCCCCAGGCCACCGTCCTGGTCCTCGGCGATCTGATCCAGGACCATTATATTTGGGGCAAGGTCAGCCGCATTTCCCCCGAAGCCCCGGTGCCGGTCGTCCACGTCCAGTCGGAATCCCGCCAACTCGGCGGCGCGGCCAACGTGTACCACAACATTCTCACTCTGGGGGGCAAGGCCGACCTCTGCGGCGTGGTGGGATCGGACGAGGAGGGGCGGCGCCTGTTCAAGCAGATGGGCGGAGGGCAGGCATCCAGAAGCGGCATTGTGGTCGATCCGGACCGGCCGACTACCTGCAAGACCCGCGTCGTAGCCCACCATCAGCAAATCGTCCGGTTCGACGTCGAGCGGGCGGTCGAGATCAAAGCAGCGATCCAGCGCCGCCTTATCCGGCACGTCGAGTCCCGGCTGCGACAGATCTCCTGCCTGGTCGTCTCCGATTATGCCAAAGGCGTGGTCACGGCGCCGCTCATGGCCGAGTTGACCCGCCTGGCTGCGCTCCGTCGCATCCCGATCATCGTGGACCCCAAGGTCGAACACTTTGCCTACTATAAAGGCGTGACGGTTCTCACCCCGAATCATCTGGAAGCGGGACAGGCCGCAGGTATCCAGGCCGAGGATGACCGGTCCGTGACCGAGGCCGGCGAAGTCATCCGCCAACGGCTGGGCTGTCGCTCGGTCCTCATCACCAGAGGCGAGAAGGGGATGAGCCTGTTCGAGCCGGACGGAGCGGCCTGGCACATTCCGACGATGGCCCGGCAAGTCTTCGATGTGACCGGCGCGGGCGACACGGTGATCGGCACCCTGGCGCTGGCCCTGGCAACCGGCGCGTCCCTGAGAGACAGCGCCATCCTGGCGAATCAGGCGGCCGGCATCGTCGTCGGCATGGTCGGTACGGCAACCGTCACCGCGACGCAACTGACCGAGGCCTTGCAACATGGCTAG
- the kdsB gene encoding 3-deoxy-manno-octulosonate cytidylyltransferase, with product MASPTTSVTVVIPARYGSSRFPGKPLARLAGKPMIQHVYERVRDVPHIRQVLVATDDQRISDAVTGFGGQVMLTQEPYRTGTDRVAGVARQVPGEVFVNLQGDEIALHPGLFSDLIEPFLDSQAEMGTLKRRLTTADEIANPGIVKVVTDHEGHALYFSRAPIPHVRDGEPAPGRSGLHYVHLGIYIYRRETLMRIAGLPTGQLEEAEKLEQLRALEQGIRIRVWETHHPSLRIDTPQDLDGAAKTLERLAPCSATSS from the coding sequence ATGGCTAGCCCAACGACATCGGTCACCGTCGTCATTCCGGCCCGCTACGGGTCCTCGCGCTTTCCCGGCAAGCCGCTGGCCCGCCTCGCCGGGAAGCCCATGATTCAACACGTCTACGAACGGGTGCGGGATGTCCCGCACATCCGTCAGGTCCTGGTAGCCACCGACGACCAACGCATCAGCGACGCCGTCACGGGATTCGGAGGCCAGGTCATGCTCACGCAGGAGCCCTACCGGACCGGGACGGACCGGGTCGCGGGCGTGGCCCGCCAGGTTCCTGGCGAGGTCTTCGTCAACCTGCAGGGGGACGAGATCGCGCTTCACCCGGGCCTCTTCAGCGATTTGATCGAGCCGTTCCTCGACAGCCAGGCCGAGATGGGTACCCTGAAACGGCGCCTGACGACGGCGGACGAGATCGCCAACCCGGGCATCGTGAAAGTCGTCACGGACCACGAGGGCCATGCCCTGTACTTCTCGCGCGCACCCATCCCTCATGTGCGGGACGGGGAACCGGCGCCGGGACGGTCCGGGTTGCATTATGTGCACTTGGGCATTTACATTTACAGGCGTGAAACGCTGATGCGGATCGCCGGCCTGCCGACCGGCCAGCTCGAGGAGGCCGAGAAGCTCGAGCAATTGCGGGCGCTCGAACAGGGCATCCGCATCCGGGTCTGGGAAACACACCATCCCTCGTTGCGGATCGACACGCCGCAAGATTTGGATGGCGCGGCCAAGACCTTGGAACGGCTGGCGCCTTGTTCCGCAACGTCCTCATGA
- a CDS encoding CTP synthase, giving the protein MATSSKYIFVTGGVVSSLGKGLASASIGNLLESRGLKITFLKLDPYINVDPGTMNPYQHGEVFVTDDGAETDLDLGHYERYTSLTLTKENNYTTGRIYNAVITKERRGDYLGGTVQVVPHITDEIKRSITQVAQGVDVTIVEIGGTVGDIESLPFLEAIRQMPYDVGRENVLYIHLTLLPYIGASGELKTKPTQHSVNKLREIGIQPHILLCRTDRYIPPELKAKIALFCNVEKDAVITAKDVETVYEVPIVFRKEGLDELIIRLLHLETGPPNLREWDAMVQKIKYPKHEVSIALVGKYVGLKESYKSLTEALVHGGIDHETRVTIHWLESDEIERVGNERLLRDADGILIPGGFGVRGIEGKIETIRFARERGVPFLGLCLGMQCAVIEMARNVAGLKGANSSEFDPQSPHPVIHLMADQRSVQELGGTMRLGAYPCRIEEGTLAHKAYGVTEVRERHRHRYEFNNAYREQLTAKGLVLSGLSPDGRLVEIIELKGHPWFLATQFHPEFTSRPHRPHPLFSAFIGAALRRKCGH; this is encoded by the coding sequence ATGGCCACCAGCAGCAAGTACATATTCGTGACCGGCGGCGTGGTCTCGTCGCTGGGCAAGGGCCTGGCCTCGGCCTCGATCGGCAACCTGTTGGAAAGTCGGGGACTCAAGATCACATTCCTAAAGCTGGACCCCTACATCAACGTGGACCCGGGCACGATGAACCCCTACCAGCATGGAGAGGTCTTCGTCACCGACGACGGGGCGGAGACCGACCTGGACCTGGGCCATTACGAACGCTACACCTCGCTGACCTTGACCAAGGAGAACAACTACACGACCGGTCGGATCTACAACGCCGTCATCACGAAAGAACGGCGCGGCGACTATCTGGGCGGGACGGTCCAAGTGGTGCCCCACATCACGGACGAGATCAAGCGGTCGATCACGCAGGTCGCCCAGGGCGTGGACGTGACGATCGTCGAGATCGGCGGCACCGTCGGCGACATCGAGAGCCTGCCGTTCCTGGAAGCGATCCGCCAGATGCCCTACGACGTGGGCCGCGAGAACGTGCTCTACATCCACCTGACGTTGCTCCCCTATATCGGCGCGTCCGGCGAGCTCAAGACCAAGCCCACACAGCACTCGGTGAACAAGCTCCGGGAAATCGGCATTCAGCCCCATATCCTCTTGTGCCGGACCGACCGGTATATCCCGCCGGAACTGAAAGCCAAGATCGCCCTCTTCTGCAACGTGGAAAAGGACGCGGTCATCACCGCCAAGGACGTGGAGACGGTGTACGAAGTGCCGATCGTCTTCCGCAAGGAAGGGTTGGACGAGCTGATCATCCGGCTGCTGCATCTGGAGACAGGTCCGCCCAACCTCCGCGAGTGGGATGCGATGGTGCAGAAAATCAAGTATCCCAAACACGAAGTCTCCATCGCACTCGTGGGCAAGTACGTGGGACTCAAGGAGTCCTATAAGAGCCTGACCGAAGCGCTCGTGCACGGGGGCATCGACCATGAGACGCGCGTCACCATCCACTGGCTCGAATCGGACGAGATCGAGCGGGTCGGGAACGAACGGCTGTTGCGGGACGCGGACGGCATCCTGATTCCCGGCGGATTCGGCGTGCGCGGCATCGAGGGCAAGATCGAAACCATCCGCTTCGCGCGCGAACGAGGCGTGCCGTTCCTCGGCCTCTGTCTGGGCATGCAGTGCGCGGTGATCGAGATGGCCAGAAACGTCGCCGGGCTGAAAGGCGCCAACAGTTCCGAGTTCGACCCGCAGAGTCCGCACCCGGTGATCCACCTGATGGCCGACCAGCGTTCGGTGCAAGAGCTGGGCGGAACCATGAGACTGGGCGCGTATCCCTGCCGGATCGAAGAGGGCACCTTGGCCCACAAGGCCTACGGCGTGACCGAAGTGCGCGAACGCCACCGTCACCGGTACGAGTTCAACAACGCCTACCGGGAACAATTGACCGCTAAGGGCCTGGTGTTGTCCGGCCTGTCTCCGGACGGGCGTCTGGTGGAGATCATCGAACTCAAGGGACACCCCTGGTTTTTGGCCACGCAGTTCCATCCGGAATTCACCTCGCGCCCGCACCGGCCGCATCCCTTGTTCAGCGCGTTCATCGGCGCGGCCCTGCGGCGCAAGTGCGGACACTGA
- a CDS encoding 3-deoxy-8-phosphooctulonate synthase: protein MHEVDLGPFKIGASHRHFLIAGPCVIESEGLALETAQRIAEITRALGIPYVFKSSYDKANRTSITSFRGPGLEAGLAVLKKVREQVGVPVLTDVHGPEEATRAGEVVDVLQIPAFLCRQTDLLVAAAKTGRVVNVKKGQFLSPGEMANAVKKLEEAGNRRIILTERGSSFGYNNLVVDMRSLPIMRSFGYPVVFDATHSVQLPGGAGTKSSGQREFITPLACAAAAAGCDGFFMEVHPNPDVALSDGPNMVPLHALKPLLERLLRICEAAGKGAPIA, encoded by the coding sequence ATGCATGAAGTGGATCTCGGCCCGTTCAAAATCGGGGCCTCGCACCGCCACTTTCTCATCGCCGGCCCCTGCGTGATCGAAAGCGAAGGGCTCGCGCTCGAGACCGCGCAACGCATTGCCGAGATCACCCGTGCGCTCGGCATCCCTTACGTCTTCAAATCGTCCTACGACAAGGCCAACCGGACCTCCATCACATCCTTTCGAGGTCCCGGGTTGGAGGCAGGACTCGCCGTGCTCAAGAAAGTGCGCGAGCAGGTGGGCGTGCCAGTGTTGACCGACGTGCATGGGCCGGAGGAGGCCACGCGGGCAGGGGAGGTGGTCGACGTTCTTCAGATTCCGGCGTTCCTGTGCCGGCAGACCGACCTGCTGGTCGCCGCGGCCAAGACCGGCCGGGTGGTCAACGTCAAGAAGGGCCAGTTCCTGTCGCCGGGAGAAATGGCCAACGCCGTCAAGAAACTGGAAGAAGCAGGCAACCGGCGCATCATCCTGACCGAGCGGGGCTCCTCGTTCGGTTACAATAATCTCGTCGTGGACATGCGTTCCCTGCCGATCATGCGGAGCTTCGGCTACCCGGTGGTCTTCGATGCCACCCATAGCGTCCAGTTGCCGGGCGGCGCCGGGACCAAATCTTCGGGGCAGCGGGAGTTCATCACCCCCCTGGCCTGCGCCGCGGCGGCCGCGGGTTGCGACGGGTTTTTCATGGAGGTCCATCCGAATCCGGACGTCGCCTTGTCGGATGGCCCCAACATGGTTCCATTGCACGCATTGAAGCCGTTGCTGGAGCGGCTGCTCAGGATCTGCGAGGCGGCAGGGAAAGGCGCACCGATAGCATGA
- a CDS encoding KpsF/GutQ family sugar-phosphate isomerase has translation MSVPEGKRVLAIEAKAIAGLVERLDHRFTEAVDLLYGCTGKAVVSGMGKSGLIGQKIAATMASTGTPAFFLHPAEGIHGDLGMLARRDALIAISNSGETEELLKLLPFVKRLNIPVIAMTGRTQSTLAKNSEIVLDVSVPEEACPMGLAPTASTTATLAMGDALAIALLQKRGFKEDDFAQFHPGGTLGRRLLLKVRDLMHQGAAIPQVSGQASAHHAILEMTAKKLGLTTVVDQAGQLLGIITDGDLRRVLEKGMDLATARAGDLATKRPKTIGPDELAAKALQIMEQYSITALVVEDAGRIAGIIHLHDLLKSGVV, from the coding sequence ATGAGCGTTCCGGAAGGCAAACGCGTGCTTGCGATCGAGGCCAAGGCCATCGCCGGCCTGGTCGAACGTCTCGACCACCGGTTCACCGAAGCCGTGGACTTGCTGTACGGCTGCACCGGGAAGGCCGTGGTCTCTGGCATGGGCAAGTCCGGCCTCATCGGACAGAAAATCGCCGCCACCATGGCCAGCACCGGCACCCCGGCCTTCTTTCTCCATCCGGCCGAAGGCATTCACGGCGACCTGGGCATGCTGGCCCGTCGCGACGCGCTGATCGCCATCTCCAACAGCGGCGAAACGGAAGAACTGCTCAAGCTCTTGCCCTTCGTCAAGCGCCTGAACATCCCCGTCATCGCCATGACCGGCCGGACCCAGTCGACGCTGGCCAAGAACAGCGAGATCGTCCTGGACGTCTCGGTGCCGGAGGAGGCCTGTCCCATGGGCCTGGCCCCGACCGCCAGCACGACGGCGACGCTCGCCATGGGGGACGCCCTGGCCATCGCCTTGCTGCAAAAACGCGGGTTCAAGGAAGACGATTTCGCGCAATTTCACCCGGGCGGCACGCTCGGCCGCCGCCTCCTGCTCAAAGTCCGAGACCTCATGCACCAAGGCGCCGCAATTCCGCAAGTGTCTGGCCAGGCTTCCGCCCACCACGCCATTCTCGAAATGACGGCCAAGAAGCTCGGCCTGACCACCGTCGTGGACCAGGCCGGTCAACTCCTGGGCATCATCACGGACGGAGACTTGCGCCGGGTTCTGGAAAAGGGCATGGATCTGGCCACGGCCCGCGCCGGAGATCTGGCGACGAAACGGCCCAAAACCATCGGGCCGGACGAACTGGCGGCCAAGGCCCTGCAGATCATGGAGCAATATTCCATCACCGCCCTGGTGGTGGAGGATGCGGGCCGCATCGCCGGCATCATCCACTTGCACGACTTGCTCAAGAGCGGTGTCGTCTAA
- the pgsA gene encoding CDP-diacylglycerol--glycerol-3-phosphate 3-phosphatidyltransferase, which produces MRAASPASSTCTTCSRAVSSNHRGDSLSLRATDAVKPTGAPGFLVQARAALATNVNLANLLTFARILLIPVFVVLFANPTPDRSLAAALVFAVAAVTDLLDGYVARRTGQITTLGKLLDPIADKLLVLSGLILLVQFDRVAALVAIVIIARELAVTGIRAIAATEGVVLAAETIGKWKMALQVVAIVMLILEDSLTAIAWPLHLLGTAILYLALALGLFSGGQYLASFWRQIASKYI; this is translated from the coding sequence ATGCGGGCCGCATCGCCGGCATCATCCACTTGCACGACTTGCTCAAGAGCGGTGTCGTCTAACCATCGTGGAGATTCCTTGAGCTTACGCGCAACCGACGCAGTCAAGCCCACCGGAGCCCCAGGGTTCCTGGTCCAGGCCCGCGCCGCGCTGGCCACGAACGTCAACCTGGCCAATCTCCTGACCTTCGCGCGGATCCTGTTGATTCCGGTGTTCGTGGTCTTGTTCGCCAATCCCACACCGGACCGGTCCCTGGCTGCCGCCCTGGTGTTCGCCGTGGCCGCGGTGACAGACCTCCTGGATGGCTATGTTGCCAGGCGCACCGGCCAGATCACCACATTGGGGAAACTCCTCGACCCGATTGCCGACAAGCTGCTCGTCTTGTCCGGCCTCATTCTGCTGGTGCAATTCGATCGGGTTGCGGCCCTGGTAGCCATCGTCATCATCGCGCGCGAGCTGGCGGTGACCGGGATCCGAGCCATCGCCGCGACGGAAGGGGTGGTGCTGGCAGCGGAAACGATCGGGAAGTGGAAGATGGCCCTGCAAGTGGTGGCCATCGTCATGCTCATTCTGGAGGACAGCCTGACCGCCATCGCCTGGCCCTTGCACCTCCTGGGGACGGCCATCTTATACTTGGCCCTAGCCCTCGGCCTGTTCTCCGGCGGCCAGTATCTCGCAAGTTTCTGGCGACAAATCGCATCCAAATACATCTAG
- the plsY gene encoding glycerol-3-phosphate 1-O-acyltransferase, with the protein MAEEWIAAGLAVAGYLLGAIPFGILVSKCLGLPDPRTVGSKNIGFTNVLRVSGKTAGLLTLIGDMGKGWLIAWIAAQSLHQEPLILAVAATPIVGHLFPVFLGFRGGKGVATAMGAVAGVAPWLGLMLLATWLITAGIWRYSSGAALTAFAVLPGGAWAAGKSTAFVAFTIAISVAIYWKHQGNIKRLLNGTESKIGQSTS; encoded by the coding sequence ATGGCAGAAGAATGGATCGCTGCCGGCCTGGCAGTAGCCGGATATCTGCTTGGCGCCATCCCGTTCGGAATTCTGGTGTCCAAATGCCTGGGCTTGCCGGACCCGCGCACCGTCGGCAGCAAGAACATTGGGTTTACCAATGTGCTGCGGGTGTCCGGAAAAACAGCCGGCCTCCTGACCCTGATCGGCGATATGGGCAAAGGCTGGCTGATCGCCTGGATTGCCGCCCAGAGCTTGCACCAGGAACCGCTGATCCTAGCCGTCGCGGCGACACCGATCGTCGGGCATCTGTTTCCGGTCTTCCTCGGCTTTCGAGGCGGCAAAGGCGTGGCTACAGCCATGGGGGCGGTCGCCGGCGTGGCGCCATGGCTGGGGCTCATGCTGCTGGCGACCTGGCTGATCACGGCCGGAATCTGGCGCTATTCATCGGGGGCGGCCTTGACTGCCTTTGCCGTGCTACCTGGGGGCGCATGGGCAGCCGGGAAGAGCACAGCCTTCGTGGCCTTTACGATTGCCATCAGCGTGGCGATCTATTGGAAGCACCAGGGCAATATCAAACGGCTCCTAAACGGGACCGAATCGAAGATCGGCCAATCTACGAGTTGA